In Stomoxys calcitrans chromosome 2, idStoCalc2.1, whole genome shotgun sequence, the following proteins share a genomic window:
- the LOC106095594 gene encoding uncharacterized protein LOC106095594 — translation MALMSFNRIPEGDSSSNDPNCVNLMIRQDPNTDKWYSGGFLRGIVELSALERSFSFVICLFGLDLSVNLIGIAEIAWHDNQIKSERKDLRKLYYNSAPHRDQRHIYFRQKVLLANKEVDPTNQLLEIPFEIFIDEDCISTCSFEFGFVVYKLSATCRTYKGTKVLKQNVQIMQLADCPMERPFLEIRAKRNIQLQTSLQKKFFQPGETVNIQTQILLNSHKTRPHKIIIQLLQYITYMHYCIRYRKNGEPYDSYEYLNQQMILINDDLASTAKLLEQDTSIQHSILLPNDLVPTTHLTSSIIISIHYDIKVILLDDKDEELHSQHIPFDVFLQRHREQHITLREQDSYKKECCKFYNQKRFNFKDGFSRLFK, via the exons ATGGCGTTAATGTCATTTAACCGAATACCAGAAGGCGATAGCAGTTCCAATGATCCCAATTGTGTCAATTTAATGATTCGTCAGGATCCCAATACAGACAAATGGTATTCGGGGGGCTTTCTAAGGGGGATAGTTGAATTAAGTGCGCTAGAAAGA TCATTCTCATTTGTAATATGCCTCTTCGGTTTAGATCTAAGTGTGAATTTAATAGGCATTGCTGAGATCGCTTGGCATGATAATCAAATAAAGAGTGAGAGAAAGGATCTTCGAAAACTGTATTACAATTCAGCACCCCATCGAGATCAACGCCATATATACTTTCGTCAAAAGGTGTTGTTGGCCAATAAGGAAG TCGATCCCACAAATCAGTTGCTGGAAATcccctttgaaatttttatagatgAAGATTGCATCTCAACTTGCAGCTTTGAATTTGGATTTGTTGTATACAAGCTGAGTGCAACATGTAGAACCTACAAGGGCACCAAGGTTCTAAAGCAAAACGTGCAAATAATGCAATTGGCAGATTGTCCCATGGAG CGGCCCTTTCTAGAAATTAGAGCTAAACGAAACATTCAGCTGCAAACTTCTTTGCAAAAGAAATTCTTTCAACCAGGCGAAACTGTAAACATTCAAACTCAAATCCTATTGAATTCCCATAAGACAAGGCCTCATAAAATTATCATACAATTACTGCAGTACATCACCTATATGCATTACTgcatcagatatcgaaaaaatgGAGAACCCTATGACTCCTATGAATATCTCAACCAGCAAATGATACTCATCAATGACGACTTGGCATCGACAGCCAAGCTTTTGGAGCAGGATACTAGTATTCAGCACAGCATTCTACTACCCAATGATCTTGTCCCCACCACTCATTTAACAAGTTCCATTATAATCAGCATACATTATGACATAAAGGTAATACTTTTGGATGACAAAGATGAGGAGCTACATTCCCAGCACATACCCTTTGATGTTTTTCTACAGCGACACAGGGAACAGCATATCACATTAAGAGAACAAGACTCGTACAAGAAGGAATGTTGCAAGTTTTACAACCAAAAGCGTTTTAACTTTAAAGATGGATTTAGTagattatttaaataa
- the LOC106095610 gene encoding arrestin domain-containing protein 17: MPSTCEFKLDRQNGVYFAGQSVSGSILLTTSHEKRIRDIRIRFLGEAKVHWTEFRHGQKLFGNQVSANSLYRAHEIYVDQVAVVRREGIMPAGAYNYKFQFRIPKSCPTSCAGNHGHIRYILWLVIARPYRPNSTFRKPITVLRKVNLNISPRYKMPVEAEEMSSTGCLPCYSGRIFYSLRVPFGAYASGQTLKYSLKIRNLSMTEIYGYQVEFVQWMTFIAKLPRYNERKIRTVVASHKKRDSCLRLSNRQFEGKLILPSLTTESSTPTTNDNSNRSYTPAITSTPEPAAANETGADGPPAYEEILPPSFEQAMSASPPFIDPDDCGNVRDSWFRPLYPMFPDCNEGEELYGLKESRV; the protein is encoded by the exons ATGCCATCGACATGTGAATTTAAACTTGACCGCCAAAATGGTGTTTATTTTGCTGGACAATCGGTCAGTGGTTCAATTTTATTGACTACCAGCCATGAGAAACGGATACGAG ACATACGCATTCGTTTTCTTGGCGAGGCCAAGGTTCACTGGACTGAATTTCGTCATGGCCAGAAACTATTTGGCAACCAGGTGTCGGCCAACAGTCTGTATCGGGCCCATGAGATCTATGTGGACCAAGTGGCGGTGGTGCGACGTGAAGGAATTATGCCCGCCGGTGCTTACAATTACAAATTTCAATTCCGTATTCCCAAATCTTGTCCCACCTCGTGTGCCGGCAACCATGGCCACATACGCTACATACTATGGCTGGTGATAGCTAGACCCTATAGGCCCAATAGCACATTTCGCAAACCTATTACTGTGCTAAGGAAGGTCAATTTGAATATAAGTCCCAGGTATAAG ATGCCTGTGGAAGCAGAGGAAATGTCCTCAACTGGCTGTTTGCCTTGTTACAGTGGTAGAATTTTCTATAGCCTGAGAGTTCCATTTGGGGCCTATGCTTCTGGCCAGACACTCAAATACTCGTTGAAAATTCGAAATCTTTCGATGACTGAAATCTATGGCTACCAAGTGGAATTTGTCCAATGGATGACCTTCATAGCCAAACTTCCTCGTTATAATGAGCGCAAGATCCGCACCGTAGTAGCCAGCCACAAAAAACGAGACTCTTGTCTACGTCTCTCAAATCGTCAATTTGAGGGGAAACTCATATTACCCTCTCTGACAAC AGAGTCGTCAACACCAACAACGAATGATAATAGCAACAGAAGTTATACGCCTGCCATAACATCCACACCTGAGCCAGCTGCTGCAAACGAGACGGGCGCAGATGGGCCTCCTGCATATGAGGAAATAT TGCCTCCCTCTTTTGAACAAGCCATGTCTGCGTCACCTCCCTTTATAGATCCAGACGATTGTGGAAATGTTCGTGATAGTTGGTTTCGTCCTCTATATCCCATGTTTCCCGATTGCAATGAAGGCGAAGAATTGTATGGCCTTAAAGAATCACGTGTTTGA
- the LOC106095607 gene encoding arrestin domain-containing protein 1, translating into MSLLSCFLRFESAQESYRPGEVIKGTVTLNVHGSSTLLIKALSIKCSGYASCQWEKPQTAKKESKKPKPKEFYVSREDYISTQSYIIGSEQANPSALSPGTHIYSFMVQLPSNAPSSFDGALGFIRYELQVNANYIDRIDCLTSTPLMVEQSKDLRRLAADIQTATENEKYEAKPCLKFWRRPLQLYVSLPQSGYVVGECISVHVKVSNHGNVKLKDITTKLNRIVTYKGAIKERKPMETSETTAIACNVHGLFGQNSNVTQHLQQLFVPKTSPSLDATECKCLSVRYEVEVTVCARNAKRFVQTVVPIVVGTVSLSSDEKLPVLNTATNHAATITVARSMDELNLPSTWEMRRDNVTALQQAAQLSASTSSLASSFREADYMPNVKLYKKSKSQLEGDAADFKPKYLYYDLPEELQGNLQDMSASTSQAETSGSQIITRTTDEKF; encoded by the exons atgagtTTGCTCTCGTGTTTCCTGCGGTTTGAATCAGCCCAAGAGAGCTACCGTCCCGGCGAGGTGATTAAGGGTACGGTCACTTTGAATGTTCACGGTAGCAGTACGCTTCTAATCAAAG CCTTATCTATAAAATGTTCGGGCTATGCCTCCTGCCAATGGGAGAAGCCGCAAACGGCAAAGAAGGAAAGCAAGAAACCAAAACCCAAAGAGTTCTATGTCAGTCGCGAGGATTATATTTCCACTCAAAGCTATATCATTGGCTCGGAGCAAGCCAACCCCAGTGCTTTATCGCCGGGGACTCACATTTACAGTTTCATGGTTCAACTGCCCTCAAATGCCCCATCTTCCTTTGATGGAGCCCTGGGCTTTATTCGCTACGAGCTGCAGGTTAATGCCAACTACATAGATCGCATCGACTGCCTGACCTCAACTCCTTTAATGGTGGAGCAATCAAAAGATCTGCGCCGCCTTGCAGCTGACATTCAAACTGCAACGGAAAATGAAAAATACGAAGCCAAaccttgtttgaaattttggaggcgACCCCTCCAGTTATATGTGAGCTTGCCCCAAAGTGGATATGTGGTAGGTGAATGCATAAGTGTCCATGTCAAAGTCTCCAATCATGGCAATGTGAAGCTCAAGGATATCACAACGAAACTGAATCGCATTGTCACCTACAAGGGAGCCATCAAGGAGCGTAAGCCTATGGAGACCTCGGAGACAACGGCTATCGCGTGCAATGTTCACGGTCTCTTTGGTCAGAACTCCAATGTCACACAACACTTGCAGCAATTGTTTGTACCAAAAACTTCACCCTCTTTGGATGCAACTGAGTGCAAATGCCTAAGTGTGCGCTACGAAGTAGAAGTTACAGTGTGTGCCCGCAATGCCAAAAGGTTCGTTCAAACCGTTGTTCCCATTGTGGTGGGAACGGTTTCTTTGAGCAGTGATGAAAAACTGCCAGTACTGAATACAGCGACAAATCATGCTGCCACAATTACTGTGGCCAGATCCATGGATGAGCTGAATCTGCCGTCGACGTGGGAAATGCGTCGTGACAATGTGACTGCATTGCAGCAGGCAGCGCAGTTGAGTGCGTCTACCTCGTCTTTGG CATCATCTTTTAGAGAAGCAGACTATATGCCAAATgttaaattatacaaaaaatccaaaagtcAACTTGAAGGAGATGCTGCGGATTTTAAGCCCAAATATCTTTACTATGATCTTCCAGAGGAACTACAAGGAAACCTGCAAGATATGTCTGCCTCCACCAGCCAAGCAGAAACGAGTGGCTCACAAATTATAACCAGAACAACAGATGAAAAATTCTAG